In Kiritimatiellia bacterium, a single genomic region encodes these proteins:
- a CDS encoding VacB/RNase II family 3'-5' exoribonuclease yields MEREGELVRLRKNRWAAPRGAPALSGRLRAHPDGFGFVTPAEPGHPDIYVPADALGPALDGDLVLVAVEEPESERPRGRVVRVLDRRQERLVGRLRRTAYYWYAIPDNPRIRDNIRVRGFAPAVKEPAEDHAVVLQLEPREREHEALTGTVVEDLGAADAPGADMLSVMRSFDLRSEFPADAVRQAAAQETEPSPALLRGRQDLRGQTVFTIDPEDAKDFDDAVSLSRDASGAWRLGVHIADVSHYVEPDSPVDVEARRRGTSVYLADRVIPMLPPRLTTDVCSLRPGAPRLTHSVFLLFDRHGLVLDFSTGPSVILSAARLDYDRVQAFFDGQPDDSMPPAVRDSLREMRELAGLLRRRRMEAGSLDLAVPEIRCVLGEDGRVAAIRRRGASEAYQLIEEFMLAANQAVAARIARQGAPSLYRIHDEPDAAQWERMQVELRALGLASPPPRRETLGRLARLAAASPMSYAAQLAILRNLKRAVYAPAPALHFGLGFGCYTHFTSPIRRYPDLVVHRVLKALEARTPPPYSAEATSRLALHCSQAEQQADEAESESVARKRLDYYHDLLARGETGPFDGVIVGLHTRGLAVELPDTLQRGSLPFSALPDDHYVTDRDRLKVTGRRRRQAWRVGQIVRVRLARVDVRRRMVGLELAGPAAPERRKKRRGQRMR; encoded by the coding sequence ATGGAACGCGAAGGCGAACTCGTCCGGCTCCGGAAGAACCGCTGGGCGGCCCCGCGCGGGGCCCCTGCCCTTTCCGGCCGGCTGCGCGCGCACCCGGATGGATTCGGCTTCGTCACGCCGGCCGAGCCCGGCCACCCCGACATCTATGTCCCCGCGGACGCCCTGGGCCCGGCCTTGGACGGCGATCTCGTGCTCGTGGCCGTGGAGGAACCGGAATCCGAGCGGCCCCGCGGCCGCGTCGTGCGGGTCCTGGACCGGCGCCAGGAGCGGCTGGTCGGCCGCCTGCGGCGGACGGCCTATTACTGGTACGCGATCCCGGACAACCCGCGCATCCGCGACAATATCCGGGTCCGCGGTTTCGCGCCGGCCGTGAAGGAACCGGCGGAAGATCATGCCGTGGTCCTGCAACTGGAGCCGAGGGAGCGCGAACACGAGGCCCTGACCGGCACCGTGGTCGAGGACCTCGGGGCCGCGGACGCGCCGGGCGCCGACATGCTTTCCGTGATGCGGTCGTTCGACCTGCGGTCCGAATTCCCGGCCGACGCCGTGCGGCAGGCCGCCGCCCAGGAGACCGAGCCCTCCCCCGCCCTGCTCCGCGGGCGGCAGGACCTGCGCGGGCAGACCGTATTCACCATCGACCCGGAGGACGCGAAGGACTTTGACGACGCCGTCTCCCTCTCGCGGGACGCCTCGGGCGCGTGGCGGCTCGGCGTGCACATCGCCGACGTGTCCCACTACGTGGAGCCGGATTCCCCGGTGGACGTCGAGGCCCGGCGGCGCGGCACCAGCGTCTATCTCGCCGACCGGGTGATCCCCATGCTGCCGCCCCGCCTGACCACGGACGTCTGCAGCCTGCGGCCGGGCGCGCCGCGCCTGACGCACTCGGTCTTCCTGCTGTTCGACCGCCACGGCCTGGTGCTGGATTTCTCGACGGGCCCTTCCGTGATCCTCTCCGCCGCGCGCCTGGACTACGACCGGGTGCAGGCCTTTTTCGACGGGCAGCCCGACGACTCCATGCCGCCGGCCGTCCGGGATTCCCTGCGCGAGATGCGCGAGCTGGCGGGGTTGTTGCGCCGGCGGCGGATGGAAGCGGGCAGCCTGGACCTGGCCGTCCCGGAGATCCGGTGTGTCCTGGGCGAGGACGGCCGGGTCGCGGCCATCCGCCGTCGCGGCGCGAGCGAGGCCTACCAGTTGATCGAGGAATTCATGCTGGCCGCGAACCAGGCCGTGGCCGCCCGGATCGCGCGCCAGGGCGCGCCATCGCTCTACCGCATCCACGACGAGCCCGACGCCGCGCAGTGGGAGCGCATGCAGGTCGAGTTGCGCGCGCTCGGGCTGGCCTCGCCTCCGCCGCGTCGCGAGACGCTCGGCCGGCTGGCCCGCCTGGCCGCCGCGTCCCCGATGTCCTATGCCGCGCAGCTGGCCATTCTGCGCAACCTCAAGCGCGCCGTCTACGCGCCGGCCCCCGCGCTCCACTTCGGACTGGGCTTCGGGTGCTACACCCATTTCACGTCCCCGATCCGGCGCTACCCGGACCTGGTCGTGCACCGCGTGCTCAAGGCACTCGAAGCGCGGACGCCGCCCCCCTACTCCGCCGAGGCAACCTCCCGCCTGGCCCTGCACTGTTCGCAGGCCGAGCAGCAGGCCGACGAGGCCGAGTCCGAAAGCGTGGCGCGCAAGAGGCTGGATTACTACCATGACCTCCTCGCCCGCGGCGAAACGGGGCCGTTCGACGGCGTGATCGTCGGCCTGCACACCCGCGGCCTGGCCGTCGAACTCCCGGACACCCTCCAGCGCGGCAGCCTTCCTTTCTCCGCGCTGCCGGACGATCACTACGTGACCGACCGGGACCGGCTGAAGGTGACCGGCCGGCGGCGGCGCCAGGCGTGGCGCGTCGGACAGATAGTGCGGGTGCGGCTGGCCCGCGTGGATGTCCGCCGGCGGATGGTGGGCCTGGAATTGGCCGGGCCGGCCGCGCCCGAGCGGAGGAAAAAGCGCCGGGGTCAGCGGATGAGGTAG
- the glgA gene encoding glycogen synthase GlgA: MRVLYAASEIMPFGSTGGLADVGAGLPKALMMRHSDIARIMPLYRRVAEGGYSLKDTGLRLDIPVGFQMHQAEVWYSEDPPPRTYFIRRDEYFDRSQLYSLPERDYDDNFERFVFFQKAIVSLIDTLQWHPDIVHCSDWQTGLVPLFLKYGIQGAGRKQVERTVFTIHNLAYQGLFPGSQYSQTNLPFFCFNMDCAEFYGNINCIKAGITSSNLVTTVSRTYAQEIRTEEYGCGLHGILAQMGERLVGVFNGVDYSLWNPQTDPHLVQTYGPDSLAGKRACKEELLRLMGLTISPDAPLLGMVTRLVDQKGLDILAEAMPDLMSADVGFVLLGAGQDKYQKLCLEWVSRWPGRFAARLGYDNPLSHKIEAGADIYMMPSRFEPCGLNQLYSLKYGTVPVVHATGGLDDTIQNIDADGREGTGFKFRTYTAQGLNHAAQRALALFKHKEVWDTLIRRAMVQDFSWDRAAEDYIKIYQQAMT; encoded by the coding sequence ATGCGCGTCCTATATGCGGCCAGCGAGATCATGCCGTTCGGGTCCACGGGAGGCCTGGCGGACGTTGGGGCCGGGCTGCCGAAGGCCCTGATGATGCGCCACAGCGATATCGCCCGGATCATGCCGCTGTACCGCCGTGTCGCCGAGGGCGGGTACTCGCTGAAAGACACCGGGCTGCGCCTGGACATCCCCGTGGGGTTCCAGATGCACCAGGCCGAAGTCTGGTACTCCGAGGATCCGCCGCCCCGGACCTACTTCATCCGGCGGGACGAGTACTTTGACCGGTCCCAGCTGTACAGCCTGCCCGAGCGCGACTACGACGACAACTTCGAGCGGTTCGTCTTTTTCCAGAAGGCCATCGTGAGCCTGATCGATACGCTCCAGTGGCATCCGGACATTGTGCACTGCAGCGACTGGCAGACCGGCCTGGTGCCGCTGTTCCTGAAATACGGAATCCAGGGCGCCGGCCGGAAGCAGGTCGAGCGCACGGTCTTCACGATTCACAACCTGGCCTACCAGGGCTTGTTTCCGGGGTCGCAGTATTCGCAGACCAACCTGCCGTTCTTCTGCTTCAACATGGATTGCGCGGAATTTTACGGCAACATCAACTGCATCAAGGCCGGCATCACGTCCTCCAACCTGGTGACCACGGTCAGCCGTACCTACGCACAGGAGATCCGGACCGAGGAGTACGGCTGTGGCCTGCACGGCATCCTGGCGCAGATGGGCGAACGGCTGGTCGGCGTATTCAACGGCGTGGACTACTCCCTGTGGAACCCCCAGACCGACCCGCATCTCGTCCAGACCTATGGGCCCGACAGCCTCGCGGGCAAGAGGGCCTGCAAAGAGGAACTGCTGCGCTTGATGGGCCTTACGATTTCGCCGGACGCGCCGCTGCTGGGCATGGTCACGCGCCTGGTGGACCAGAAAGGCCTTGACATCCTGGCCGAGGCGATGCCGGACCTCATGAGCGCGGATGTGGGCTTCGTTTTGCTCGGGGCGGGCCAGGACAAGTATCAGAAGCTGTGCCTGGAGTGGGTGTCCAGGTGGCCCGGCCGTTTTGCGGCCCGACTGGGGTATGACAACCCCTTGTCGCACAAGATCGAGGCCGGCGCGGATATCTACATGATGCCGTCCCGGTTTGAGCCGTGCGGGCTGAACCAACTCTATAGCCTTAAGTACGGAACCGTTCCCGTGGTTCACGCCACGGGGGGGCTGGATGACACGATCCAGAATATCGACGCGGACGGACGGGAAGGCACAGGCTTCAAGTTCAGAACCTATACGGCCCAGGGATTGAACCATGCCGCGCAACGGGCGCTGGCGTTATTTAAGCACAAGGAAGTCTGGGACACGCTGATTCGGAGGGCCATGGTCCAGGATTTCTCTTGGGATCGGGCGGCCGAAGACTACATCAAGATTTACCAGCAGGCCATGACCTGA